A genomic window from Silene latifolia isolate original U9 population chromosome Y, ASM4854445v1, whole genome shotgun sequence includes:
- the LOC141628484 gene encoding protein FAR-RED IMPAIRED RESPONSE 1-like: protein MADDKNCYPKLTTPLLLEKQASVFYTIIIFYIFQVEVQAACYTCGHLPSPNASGANDNISIIDREKDKEYKVDLSDNKFSCSCKMFERIGILCRHILWVLKDRGFDHISKEYLALRWSKSATSHPLSTCCWKKLY from the coding sequence ATGGCTGATGATAAGAATtgttatccaaaattgacaacCCCTCTCCTTTTAGAAAAGCAAGCTTCTGTGTTTTACACAAtcattatattttatattttccaagtAGAAGTCCAAGCAGCATGTTATACTTGTGGCCATTTACCATCACCAAATGCAAGTGGTGCGAATGATAATATTTCAATAATTGATCGTGAGAAAGACAAGGAATACAAAGTTGATTTAAGTGATAATAAGTTCTCTTGTTCTTGTAAGAtgtttgaaagaattgggatacTCTGTAGGCACATTTTATGGGTGTTGAAAGATAGGGGGTTTGATCATATATCTAAAGAGTATTTAGCACTCAGATGGAGCAAATCTGCAACTTCCCACCCTCTTTCTACTTGTTGTTGGAAAAAGCTGTACTAG
- the LOC141628482 gene encoding protein FAR1-RELATED SEQUENCE 5-like, with translation MVIIEEEDSVMAEVIDIVEVTNVQASSSNSKENQLLVTNVPATPEVDFDNQIVGLPRCSAELKPALWMKFATLEEGIHFYEEYAKVCGFLTRLDSTKLVDGIVTHKWCVCNKQGKSNHKGTKRKRTLTRIGCQAKVSFRRIQTGEYEIYYFVEVHSHAMNTPTTMIHLKPCRDLNLVHKKMIMDNAHVNHGPVQTFRMFKQYVKGYKNVGASLQDFKKFSRDVKKYIKEYDAQMLIENFMQKKAMSPSFYFDFDVDDQSRITKLFWADPISIKNYALFGDAVSVDATYNFNQYKMVFVPFTGVDNHKGCITFAAGLIRNENAELFSWLFQNFVTAMGDRYPITIITDQCRGIKKAVKGVFGDKTRHRLCMWHIMKKLPDKVGPSISQDTTFLQEINSVVWDVEITPEDFESKWNSIISSYELCDNKWLKKMFKHRALWIHAYIRDTYLGGILRTTSRSSPKIASLETSPTHMSHLSSFGCVSKQRMDAREMEIF, from the exons ATGGTAATAATTGAAGAAGAAGATTCGGTAATGGCAGAAGTCATAG ACATTGTAGAAGTTACTAATGTGCAAGCGTCTTCAAGTAATTCAAAAGAAAACCAATTGCTTGTCACTAATGTACCAG CCACCCCAGAAGTTGATTTCGATAATCAAATAGTGGGATTGCCAAGATGCTCAGCAGAATTAAAACCAGCATTGTGGATGAAATTTGCAACTTTGGAAGAAGGCATACATTTTTATGAGGAATATGCCAAGGTTTGTGGGTTCCTTACTAGATTAGACTCAACAAAATTAGTTGACGGGATAGTTACACACAAGTGGTGCGTGtgtaataaacaaggaaaaagtaATCACAAGGGTACAAAAAGAAAGAGGACCCTTACGCGAATTGGTTGTCAGGCTAAGGTTAGTTTTAGAAGAATTCAAACGGGTGAATACGAGATTTATTATTTTGTTGAGGTTCACTCCCATGCTATGAATACGCCAACAACTATGATACATTTGAAACCATGTAGGGATTTAAACTTGgttcacaaaaaaatgataatGGATAATGCTCATGTAAACCATGGTCCTGTGCAAACATTTAGGATGTTCAAACAGTATGTGAAGGGATACAAAAATGTGGGTGCTTCTTTAcaagatttcaaaaaattttcaagGGATGTAAAGAAATACATCAAAGAATATGATGCCCAGATGTTAATAGAGAACTTCATGCAGAAAAAAGCTATGTCTCCATCTTTCTATTTTGACTTTGATGTGGACGATCAAAGCAGAATAACTAAGCTTTTCTGGGCAGATCcaatatcaattaaaaattaTGCCCTTTTTGGTGATGCTGTTTCTGTGGATGCCACTTATAActtcaaccaatataaaatggtgTTTGTCCCTTTCACGGGTGTTGATAACCATAAGGGTTGCATTACTTTTGCAGCGGGTTTGATACGAAACGAAAATGCAGAATTATTTTCGTGGTTGTTTCAAAATTTTGTAACGGCTATGGGTGATCGCTATCCTATTACTATAATAACTGATCAATGTAGAGGCATCAAAAAAGCTGTTAAGGGTGTGTTTGGTGACAAAACACGCCACCGATTgtgtatgtggcatataatgaagaaGTTGCCTGACAAGGTTGGTCCATCGATTTCCCAAGACACAACTTTTTTGCAGGAAATTAACTCAGTTGTTTGGGATGTAGAAATCACTCCAGAAGATTTTGAATCGAAATGGAATTCGATAATTTCCTCATATGAGCTTTGTGATAACAAGTGGTTGAAGAAAATGTTTAAGCACCGTGCTCTTTGGATTCATGCTTACATTAGAGACACATATTTGGGTGGGATTTTGCGCACAACATCAAGATCGAGTCCGAAAATAGCTTCTTTGGAAACTTCACCAACCCACATGTCACACTTgtcgagttttggatgcgtttccaAACAAAGAATGGATGCTCGAGAGATGGAAATATTCTAA